A single genomic interval of Amycolatopsis albispora harbors:
- a CDS encoding aminoglycoside 6-adenylyltransferase: protein MSTGMDYGDAISTLISWARTRPDVRGLVLTGSAAEGTAHPLSDRDIQVFATDVPALLEDESWWTRLGEVLVVERLEDDDGNPTRLVYYAGGKLDFTLLPAVAFAGRSYDRPFKVLLDKDGAAGTVVHRPEVAMAPEADEFSESVNWAWAAALMAAKAIVRDEPWSVKLRDHDLKEELLRMIEWEHRARYGSGFDTRYLGTRLRRWMDSDVQAELERCWSGFGARDSEQALLATVSLYRRLAERTARHLGFPVFDHERVAAELHTILRSGTK from the coding sequence ATGAGCACCGGCATGGACTACGGCGACGCGATTTCCACGCTTATTTCCTGGGCCAGGACCCGGCCGGACGTGCGGGGGCTGGTCCTCACCGGATCCGCTGCGGAGGGCACGGCCCACCCTTTGTCGGATCGGGACATTCAGGTTTTCGCCACGGACGTTCCGGCGTTGCTCGAGGACGAGTCCTGGTGGACGCGGCTCGGTGAAGTTCTTGTGGTCGAACGACTCGAAGACGATGACGGCAATCCCACCCGGCTCGTGTACTACGCCGGCGGCAAGCTCGATTTCACCCTGCTGCCGGCCGTCGCCTTCGCCGGGCGCAGCTATGACCGGCCGTTCAAGGTGCTCCTCGACAAGGACGGCGCCGCCGGCACCGTCGTACACCGGCCGGAGGTGGCGATGGCGCCGGAGGCCGACGAGTTCAGCGAGTCGGTCAACTGGGCGTGGGCCGCGGCCCTGATGGCGGCCAAGGCGATCGTGCGCGACGAGCCGTGGTCGGTGAAGCTGCGGGACCACGATCTCAAGGAAGAACTCCTGCGCATGATCGAGTGGGAGCACCGGGCGCGCTACGGCAGCGGCTTCGACACCCGGTACCTGGGCACCCGCCTGCGCCGCTGGATGGACAGCGACGTGCAGGCCGAGCTCGAGCGGTGCTGGTCCGGATTCGGCGCGCGGGACAGCGAGCAGGCCTTGCTGGCCACCGTCAGCCTGTACCGAAGGCTCGCCGAACGCACGGCCCGGCACCTCGGGTTCCCGGTGTTCGATCACGAGCGCGTGGCAGCGGAGTTGCACACCATTCTCCGCTCGGGCACGAAATAG
- a CDS encoding ribosomal protein L7/L12: MQVIKVVYEDLGLGLALRDAKNLGEAVPRTILKKVSRQTAEDAKRKIEAAGGSVTVTPRQAAPGPNRE; this comes from the coding sequence ATCCAGGTCATCAAGGTCGTCTACGAGGACCTCGGCCTCGGACTTGCCTTGCGAGACGCCAAGAACCTGGGCGAGGCCGTTCCGCGGACGATCCTGAAGAAGGTCTCCCGGCAAACCGCCGAGGACGCGAAGCGGAAAATCGAGGCGGCCGGGGGCAGCGTCACCGTGACACCGAGACAGGCGGCGCCGGGACCGAACCGGGAATAA
- a CDS encoding acyl-CoA dehydrogenase → MTASVRLHVSEELPAMLARIDALGEAVDADADAAEELGRLTDDTARALLDAGIVRAGLPRELGGHEFSPCQLIETHERLSYHDAAAGWTMMALQLVTGTTAAYLGAVAAADLFPDVAGGEYALLAGHGTRPGRAVVVDGGYLVSGSWQFASGMSLATHIHSAIQVEGTGELRVLAMPKSQVELVDNWDVLGLRATNSIDYHCTDVLVPETHTYAAATKEPAHGGAVYRAGLVNLAAVGHTAWALGVGRRLLDELKLVAAARSGTRNAAVDTAQFHAEYASAEAKLRAARAWAMQVWRGNEETLAAGELLSTEQDTLIRLALNHTTWTVSDIGQTVHRWAGTAAIRRGPIDRFLRDLGTGTQHITSNPVVLQNCGTWLSGAQPGAHWEFLDLVPAPDDAHSP, encoded by the coding sequence ATGACGGCTTCGGTCCGGCTGCACGTCAGCGAAGAACTTCCCGCGATGCTGGCCCGGATCGACGCGCTCGGCGAGGCGGTCGACGCGGACGCGGACGCGGCGGAGGAACTCGGCAGGCTCACCGACGACACCGCGCGGGCGCTACTGGACGCGGGCATCGTCCGCGCCGGGCTGCCGCGCGAGCTCGGCGGCCACGAGTTCTCCCCGTGCCAGCTGATCGAGACGCACGAGCGGCTCAGCTACCACGATGCCGCGGCCGGGTGGACGATGATGGCGCTGCAGCTGGTCACCGGCACGACCGCCGCCTATCTCGGCGCGGTCGCGGCGGCGGATTTGTTCCCCGACGTCGCGGGCGGCGAGTACGCGTTGCTGGCGGGGCACGGGACCCGGCCGGGCAGGGCCGTCGTGGTGGACGGCGGCTACCTGGTGAGCGGCAGCTGGCAGTTCGCCTCCGGGATGTCGCTGGCCACCCACATCCACAGCGCGATCCAGGTCGAGGGCACCGGGGAGCTTCGCGTGCTGGCGATGCCGAAGTCGCAGGTGGAGCTGGTGGACAACTGGGACGTGCTCGGGCTGCGGGCGACGAACAGCATCGACTACCACTGCACCGACGTACTCGTCCCGGAGACGCACACCTATGCGGCGGCGACCAAGGAACCGGCGCACGGTGGCGCGGTCTACCGCGCCGGCCTGGTGAACCTGGCCGCGGTCGGGCACACCGCCTGGGCGCTCGGCGTCGGGCGGCGCCTGCTCGACGAGCTGAAACTGGTGGCCGCGGCCAGGTCGGGCACGCGCAACGCCGCCGTCGACACCGCGCAGTTCCACGCCGAATACGCGAGCGCCGAGGCGAAGCTCCGCGCCGCGCGGGCGTGGGCGATGCAGGTCTGGCGCGGCAACGAAGAGACCCTGGCCGCGGGCGAGCTGCTCAGCACCGAGCAGGACACCCTGATCAGGCTGGCGCTCAACCACACGACGTGGACGGTGTCGGACATCGGGCAGACGGTGCATCGCTGGGCGGGTACGGCGGCAATCCGGCGCGGCCCGATCGACCGGTTCCTGCGTGATCTCGGCACCGGCACCCAGCACATCACCTCCAACCCGGTGGTACTGCAGAACTGCGGGACGTGGCTCAGCGGCGCACAACCCGGGGCGCACTGGGAGTTCCTCGACCTGGTGCCAGCTCCGGACGACGCGCATTCGCCCTGA
- a CDS encoding cold-shock protein, translating to MTTFDTGAGEGSIRADDGGFDVFVCTASMGSPGPVSLRAGDRVSFELVRGPKGWEATGVRLLGSRRTAPGRRASPAEEERFRKGLRGAIDRQAGSRRRVDQRRARRRRNVVLTLITVALVAWVVASLSGEIRWLTGAVLFLIAVVLILMGAASPSKEHDKRAADNRRGWWGP from the coding sequence GTGACGACGTTCGACACCGGGGCGGGCGAAGGCTCGATTCGTGCGGACGACGGTGGCTTCGACGTGTTCGTGTGCACGGCGAGCATGGGGTCGCCCGGGCCGGTGTCGTTGAGGGCGGGCGACCGTGTGTCGTTCGAGTTGGTGCGTGGCCCGAAAGGGTGGGAGGCGACCGGGGTGCGCCTGCTCGGCTCGCGTCGGACCGCGCCCGGCCGGCGGGCGTCGCCTGCCGAGGAGGAGCGTTTCCGGAAGGGCCTTCGCGGGGCGATCGACCGGCAAGCTGGTTCGCGGCGCCGCGTGGACCAGCGGCGGGCCCGGCGACGGCGAAACGTCGTCCTCACCTTGATCACCGTGGCGCTGGTGGCGTGGGTGGTCGCCTCGCTCTCGGGTGAGATCCGCTGGCTGACGGGCGCCGTCCTGTTCCTCATCGCGGTTGTCCTCATCCTGATGGGCGCCGCCTCCCCGTCGAAGGAGCACGACAAACGGGCCGCCGACAACCGACGCGGCTGGTGGGGCCCGTAA
- a CDS encoding nuclear transport factor 2 family protein: protein MRAWVSAFAATTALAALAAPAEAGFTELPANVRTFMAAYTAWGDNPRDVDAYLNLFVSDGSARLWDSGLQQPIDTPAGIRAQIEGVNRLVPDYRFVPEEVTASPDGKVAFVEARNTGTVNGQAVSFRTTHRLIFGEREPARVQDGRRSWDQVELFEPVADAQHPLPGLFEGITSSPGDPRPGVELPTAVRQLLWQREKSEALVAGHSGTASLSGPGLTAPITGRTSLTAYLDRFFGKVNDLRLEPGVTVRSGATTYQEWLGTATAHGGGDARPIPFAMVERTGPQRWSLQFDTLDLVASRETVKVLRARIFG, encoded by the coding sequence TTGCGCGCCTGGGTCAGTGCCTTCGCCGCCACCACCGCACTCGCCGCACTGGCGGCCCCCGCCGAAGCGGGGTTCACCGAACTGCCCGCCAACGTGCGCACCTTCATGGCCGCGTACACCGCCTGGGGCGACAATCCGCGGGACGTGGACGCCTACCTGAACCTGTTCGTCTCCGACGGCTCGGCCCGGCTGTGGGACAGCGGGCTCCAGCAGCCCATCGACACCCCGGCGGGCATCCGCGCGCAGATCGAAGGCGTGAACCGGCTGGTGCCCGACTACCGCTTCGTCCCGGAGGAGGTGACCGCGAGCCCGGACGGGAAGGTCGCCTTTGTCGAAGCACGCAACACCGGCACCGTCAACGGGCAGGCGGTTTCGTTCCGGACCACGCACCGGCTGATCTTCGGTGAGCGGGAACCGGCCAGGGTGCAGGACGGCAGGCGATCGTGGGACCAGGTCGAGCTGTTCGAACCGGTGGCCGACGCGCAGCACCCGCTGCCCGGCCTCTTCGAGGGGATCACGTCGTCACCTGGTGACCCGCGGCCGGGCGTCGAACTGCCGACGGCTGTCCGGCAACTGTTGTGGCAGCGGGAAAAGAGCGAAGCGCTGGTGGCCGGCCATTCCGGCACGGCGAGCCTGAGCGGGCCGGGCCTCACCGCGCCGATCACCGGCCGCACGTCGCTGACGGCGTACCTGGACCGGTTCTTCGGCAAGGTGAACGACCTGCGCCTCGAGCCGGGCGTCACGGTGCGCTCCGGCGCGACGACCTACCAGGAGTGGCTCGGCACCGCGACCGCCCACGGCGGCGGCGACGCCAGGCCGATCCCGTTCGCCATGGTCGAGCGCACCGGGCCGCAGCGGTGGTCGCTGCAGTTCGACACGCTGGACCTGGTGGCCTCCCGGGAAACCGTCAAGGTCCTGCGTGCGCGGATCTTCGGCTGA
- a CDS encoding EamA family transporter, which produces MENAVPRGPRWLIGINLLVLYLVWGSTYLAIRIMVETIPPLSGAGVRFVVAGGLLYGWCALRSRRWLLLDRAELGGAALTGVLIIGGGLGLLTLGERTVPSGLAALVIASMPLWVAVFRLLAKERPRPAVLVGLVIGFSGVVVLLAPSGWGGPVAFTGLMILVAAAIAEAVGSFYTPRVRLPENALLTAGAQMLVAGPLLIAVGLLAGEELAPSAWSGDSWWALLYLIGPGSILAFGSLIWLLTRAPVTVATTYAYVNPAVALLLGWLILDEQLTPGILAGGALIITAVILVLWGERQETAEREPAAADHHRGREP; this is translated from the coding sequence ATGGAGAACGCCGTGCCGCGCGGCCCTCGCTGGCTGATCGGGATCAACCTGCTGGTGCTGTACCTGGTCTGGGGATCGACCTACCTGGCCATCCGGATCATGGTCGAGACGATCCCGCCGCTGTCCGGCGCCGGTGTCCGGTTCGTCGTCGCCGGCGGGCTGCTCTACGGCTGGTGCGCGCTGCGCTCCCGCCGCTGGCTGCTGCTCGACCGCGCCGAACTCGGCGGCGCCGCGCTCACCGGGGTGCTGATCATCGGCGGTGGTCTCGGCCTGCTCACCCTCGGGGAGCGCACCGTGCCGTCCGGCCTGGCGGCGCTGGTGATCGCCTCGATGCCGTTGTGGGTGGCGGTTTTCCGGCTGCTGGCGAAGGAACGGCCGCGACCGGCCGTGCTGGTCGGCTTGGTGATCGGGTTCAGCGGCGTGGTGGTGCTGCTGGCGCCGTCCGGATGGGGCGGTCCGGTGGCGTTCACCGGGCTGATGATCCTGGTGGCGGCCGCGATCGCCGAGGCCGTGGGGTCCTTCTACACGCCGCGGGTGCGGCTGCCGGAGAACGCGCTGCTGACGGCCGGGGCGCAGATGCTGGTGGCCGGGCCGCTGCTGATCGCCGTTGGCCTGCTCGCCGGTGAGGAGCTGGCACCGTCGGCCTGGTCCGGTGATTCGTGGTGGGCGCTGCTGTACCTGATCGGCCCGGGCTCGATCCTCGCGTTCGGCTCGCTGATCTGGCTGCTGACCCGCGCACCAGTAACCGTGGCGACGACCTATGCCTACGTCAACCCGGCCGTCGCGCTGCTGCTGGGCTGGCTGATCCTGGACGAACAGCTCACCCCGGGCATCCTGGCAGGCGGTGCCCTGATCATCACCGCCGTCATCCTCGTGCTGTGGGGTGAACGGCAGGAGACGGCCGAACGGGAACCCGCAGCCGCCGACCACCACCGAGGCCGCGAGCCGTAG
- a CDS encoding thioesterase II family protein produces MTPVTLYCLPHAGGGISAYAGWREEAPDGLDVQPVRLPGRDGDPGEHCQRMDDLVTTLVGDLTALPCALFGHSVGAVVAFELARAATAAGRAPRALFVSGSVAPPRAAGHDQPRRDLPDDEFAAEVERLGGVPPELLADPESRSVLLPRLRADYTIAETYEYRPGPPLDCPISAFAGRADPAVGAADLDDWAEHTTATCRGRRLPGDHFYLTTARPLLLRAIGRDLEL; encoded by the coding sequence ATGACCCCGGTGACCCTGTACTGCCTGCCGCACGCCGGTGGCGGCATCTCGGCCTACGCCGGATGGCGCGAGGAAGCCCCCGATGGGCTCGACGTCCAGCCGGTGCGGCTACCCGGCCGTGACGGTGACCCGGGTGAGCACTGCCAGCGCATGGACGACCTCGTCACCACGCTGGTGGGTGACCTCACCGCGTTGCCGTGCGCGCTGTTCGGCCATAGCGTCGGAGCAGTGGTTGCCTTCGAACTGGCCAGAGCCGCCACCGCGGCCGGTCGCGCACCACGGGCGCTGTTCGTCTCCGGCAGCGTGGCGCCACCGCGGGCGGCCGGGCACGACCAGCCGCGGCGGGACCTGCCCGACGACGAGTTCGCCGCCGAGGTCGAACGCCTCGGCGGCGTGCCGCCGGAGCTGCTGGCCGATCCGGAGAGCAGGAGCGTGCTGCTGCCGCGGCTGCGCGCCGACTACACGATCGCCGAAACCTACGAATACCGGCCGGGGCCGCCGCTCGACTGCCCGATCTCCGCGTTCGCCGGGCGAGCCGACCCCGCCGTCGGAGCGGCGGACCTGGACGACTGGGCCGAGCACACCACCGCCACCTGCCGCGGGCGGCGGCTGCCCGGTGACCACTTCTACCTGACCACGGCCCGGCCACTGCTCCTGCGCGCGATCGGCCGGGATCTGGAGCTGTGA
- a CDS encoding amino acid adenylation domain-containing protein has product MTVRPTPGLRQRVRDVLAAPGNQAEIESCVGLPWAPGTYRALGRARLLAPDWPREYGGGGGSVADAAVVAEELALAGVPDTARVNTIENAGTTLLTAGDDRQKARYLPAMAAGEVFFSVLYSEPGAGSDLSSLRTTAVRDGDGWVLDGTKIWNVRSELAAYGICAARTGPPEPAGAERFTSITLFVVPLDTPGVRVERVGSLNPEAFTQVTFDRVTLGADAVVGEVGGGWPLIGGALGAERTGINFYGRARRWLDRLVARLRRDGADVDWRQLAALHHDLEAARALCDRAVALLAAGRCTDADLAAAKWRASELAQRVALLGWEHGVADPALTTALAEAPGLTLAGGTSEILLGTVATALLDPATTDGERGTGADWRTELRGHFTRAVAEAAHSERPAEVLRVRGEKERWLPPTRPAHQGGLGAGETETVALAEEIGRAGLPPDTLTADPALRNPLSHTGYLLGLGYRATGLAAARAGRRVQFGERIANYQGLTLPLAADVVRLDAAVARLAELCRGTEGGEEVTADAAMLLAAVARDGVRACLRAIQVHGAFGLTDESGVADCYRHTVAMSGVTARRAAVPAGPRRPCPTGPSPRELAARRTRPEWNDTAASFPGNRCVHELFEETVCAHPDAPALVSGDRTMTYRELNHRANRLATVLRRHGAGPGELVGVCLERSPEMIVAVFGVLKSGAAYLPLDPDYPPDRLAYMIEDSGTRLVCTQDWMREWLPDRGPLLLAMDDLDAGEPEPDPPRRATARDLAYVIYTSGSTGRPKGVEVEHAGVVNRMCWDQRVFGLGPGDTVLQQTSLSFDISVWEIFAPLLTGGRLLLAKPGGQRDPAYLMRLIADERVTALGLTPSLLDVLLDLEPGLGDCPDLRYVFSGGEELTSPLCARFFEHTKAELDNFYGPSEATVDVTWWRVTPEDVERGIPIGRPLSNVRVHVLDEDGLPVPAGLAGELHVAGAGVARGYRGRPVLTAERFVPDPFGSPGERLYRTGDLVRHRPDGALEFLGRLDEQVKIRGFRVEPGEVEEALRSHRQVRQAAVCAVDRPGTPARLEAFVVGEDGSEPDGDRLRAWLGDRLPSHLVPAGVHPIPALPRAPSGKVDRAALLAGHLAPAPTGHGDLPPEHRPLGELVAGVLGVPEVGPDDDFFRLGGSSLQAARLVHRVGRELGVDLPLGAFLRRPTVRGLAVALTGESA; this is encoded by the coding sequence ATGACGGTGCGCCCGACACCCGGCCTGCGGCAGCGGGTCCGGGATGTGCTCGCGGCACCCGGAAACCAGGCGGAGATCGAATCCTGCGTGGGACTGCCCTGGGCCCCGGGCACCTATCGCGCGCTCGGCCGGGCTCGGCTGCTGGCGCCGGACTGGCCACGCGAGTACGGCGGTGGCGGCGGCAGTGTCGCCGACGCCGCCGTGGTGGCCGAGGAACTGGCGCTGGCCGGGGTGCCGGACACCGCGCGGGTCAACACCATCGAGAACGCGGGCACCACCTTGCTGACGGCGGGTGACGACCGGCAGAAGGCGCGCTATCTGCCGGCGATGGCCGCGGGTGAGGTGTTCTTCTCCGTGCTCTACAGCGAGCCCGGCGCCGGATCCGACCTGAGTTCCCTGCGCACCACGGCCGTGCGGGACGGCGACGGCTGGGTGCTCGACGGCACGAAGATCTGGAACGTGCGCAGCGAGCTGGCCGCCTACGGCATCTGCGCGGCCCGGACCGGGCCACCGGAACCGGCGGGCGCCGAGCGGTTCACCTCGATCACCCTGTTCGTGGTGCCGCTGGACACGCCGGGGGTGCGCGTGGAACGGGTCGGCTCGCTCAATCCGGAGGCGTTCACCCAGGTCACCTTCGACCGGGTGACGCTCGGCGCGGACGCCGTCGTCGGTGAGGTCGGCGGCGGCTGGCCGCTGATCGGCGGTGCGCTCGGCGCGGAACGGACCGGGATCAACTTCTACGGGCGGGCCCGCCGATGGCTGGACAGGCTGGTGGCGCGGTTGCGGCGGGACGGCGCCGACGTGGACTGGCGGCAACTCGCCGCCCTGCACCACGACCTGGAAGCGGCACGGGCCCTGTGCGACCGCGCCGTCGCGCTGCTGGCGGCGGGACGCTGCACCGACGCCGATCTGGCGGCGGCCAAGTGGCGCGCCAGCGAACTCGCCCAGCGGGTGGCGCTGCTCGGCTGGGAGCACGGGGTGGCCGACCCGGCGCTGACCACCGCGCTGGCCGAGGCACCGGGACTGACCCTGGCCGGGGGCACCTCGGAGATCCTGCTCGGCACGGTCGCCACCGCGCTGCTCGATCCCGCCACCACCGACGGTGAGCGCGGTACGGGCGCGGACTGGCGAACCGAGCTCCGCGGCCACTTCACCCGGGCCGTCGCGGAGGCGGCGCACTCGGAACGGCCAGCCGAAGTGCTGCGTGTCCGCGGTGAGAAGGAGAGGTGGCTGCCGCCGACCCGCCCGGCCCACCAGGGCGGGCTCGGCGCGGGGGAGACGGAAACGGTGGCGCTGGCCGAGGAGATCGGCCGCGCCGGTCTGCCGCCGGACACGCTCACCGCCGACCCCGCACTGCGAAACCCGTTGAGCCACACCGGTTATCTCCTCGGCCTGGGCTACCGGGCCACCGGGCTGGCCGCGGCCAGGGCGGGCCGCCGCGTCCAGTTCGGCGAGCGCATCGCGAACTACCAGGGGCTGACATTGCCGCTGGCCGCCGACGTGGTGCGCCTGGATGCCGCGGTGGCGCGGCTGGCCGAGTTGTGCCGCGGCACCGAGGGCGGCGAGGAGGTCACCGCCGACGCGGCGATGCTGCTCGCCGCGGTGGCGCGGGACGGCGTGCGCGCCTGCCTGCGTGCCATCCAGGTGCACGGCGCGTTCGGCCTGACCGACGAGTCCGGCGTGGCGGACTGCTACCGGCACACGGTGGCCATGTCCGGGGTGACGGCCCGGCGCGCGGCGGTGCCCGCCGGACCGCGGCGGCCGTGCCCCACCGGGCCGTCACCCCGGGAACTGGCCGCCCGCCGGACCCGGCCCGAGTGGAACGACACCGCCGCCTCGTTCCCCGGAAACCGTTGCGTGCACGAGTTGTTCGAGGAAACCGTGTGTGCCCATCCGGATGCCCCCGCGCTGGTTTCCGGCGACCGGACGATGACCTACCGCGAACTGAACCACCGGGCCAACCGGCTCGCGACGGTGCTCCGGCGGCACGGCGCCGGGCCGGGGGAACTCGTCGGCGTCTGCCTGGAACGCTCGCCCGAGATGATCGTGGCGGTGTTCGGCGTGCTCAAGAGCGGCGCCGCGTACCTCCCGCTGGACCCGGACTACCCGCCAGACCGGCTGGCCTACATGATCGAAGACAGCGGGACCCGCCTCGTGTGCACGCAGGACTGGATGCGGGAATGGCTGCCGGACCGGGGACCGCTCCTGCTCGCGATGGACGACCTGGACGCCGGCGAACCGGAACCGGACCCGCCACGCCGCGCCACCGCGAGGGACCTCGCCTACGTCATCTACACCTCCGGCTCGACCGGACGGCCCAAGGGCGTCGAGGTCGAGCACGCCGGGGTGGTCAACCGGATGTGCTGGGACCAGCGCGTTTTCGGGCTGGGCCCGGGCGACACGGTGCTGCAGCAGACCTCGCTGAGCTTCGACATCTCGGTGTGGGAGATCTTCGCCCCACTGCTGACCGGCGGCCGGTTACTGCTGGCCAAGCCGGGCGGGCAACGCGATCCGGCCTACCTGATGCGGTTGATCGCCGATGAGCGGGTCACCGCGCTGGGCCTGACCCCGAGCCTGCTCGACGTGCTGCTCGACCTCGAACCCGGGCTCGGGGACTGCCCGGACCTGCGTTACGTGTTCTCCGGCGGGGAAGAGCTCACCTCCCCGTTGTGTGCCCGGTTCTTCGAGCACACCAAGGCGGAGCTGGACAACTTCTACGGTCCCAGCGAAGCCACCGTCGATGTGACCTGGTGGCGGGTGACTCCGGAGGACGTCGAACGCGGGATCCCGATCGGGCGCCCGCTGAGCAACGTCCGGGTGCACGTGCTCGACGAGGACGGGCTGCCCGTGCCCGCCGGGCTGGCCGGTGAACTGCACGTGGCCGGAGCCGGGGTGGCGCGCGGGTACCGCGGCCGTCCCGTGCTCACCGCCGAACGGTTCGTGCCGGACCCGTTCGGCTCACCCGGCGAGCGGCTGTACCGGACCGGCGACCTGGTGCGGCACCGCCCCGACGGCGCGCTGGAGTTCCTCGGCAGGCTCGACGAACAGGTCAAGATCCGCGGTTTCCGGGTGGAACCGGGAGAAGTCGAGGAAGCGCTGCGAAGCCACCGGCAGGTGCGCCAGGCGGCGGTCTGCGCGGTCGACCGGCCCGGCACCCCCGCGCGGCTGGAAGCCTTCGTGGTCGGCGAGGACGGGAGTGAACCGGACGGCGACCGGCTGCGGGCCTGGCTCGGGGACCGGCTGCCTTCGCATCTCGTCCCCGCCGGAGTGCACCCGATTCCGGCGCTGCCCCGCGCCCCCAGCGGGAAGGTCGATCGTGCCGCGCTGCTCGCCGGTCACCTGGCGCCCGCACCCACCGGCCACGGCGATCTGCCGCCCGAGCACCGGCCGCTGGGGGAGCTGGTGGCCGGGGTGCTCGGCGTGCCCGAAGTCGGCCCGGACGACGACTTCTTCCGCCTCGGCGGCAGCTCCCTGCAGGCGGCGCGGCTGGTGCACCGGGTCGGCCGGGAACTCGGGGTGGACCTGCCGCTGGGCGCGTTCCTGCGGCGGCCGACCGTCCGCGGCCTCGCGGTCGCACTGACGGGGGAATCCGCATGA